In a single window of the Diospyros lotus cultivar Yz01 chromosome 10, ASM1463336v1, whole genome shotgun sequence genome:
- the LOC127812088 gene encoding uncharacterized protein LOC127812088 isoform X1: protein MAFRVAQRHFWRSSVPVKATEGRSFASSAGNSVHSEQPKRGWRLKADLAPIYMVAGMVAVAVSIAAHTAKQQLFHAPAVQVSKKRRESVQEVEDPHDVVRDSDKFINKSFLRKVAHIQDQDPIGPNPFTRSREIESLKSAGVHKN from the exons ATGGCTTTCAGAGTAGCG CAGCGCCATTTCTGGAGATCCTCCGTGCCGGTGAAAGCAACCGAAGGCCGTTCCTTTGCGTCTTCGGCGGGTAATTCCGTCCACTCCGAGCAGCCCAA GAGGGGTTGGAGGTTGAAGGCGGACTTGGCGCCGATATATATGGTGGCAGGGATGGTGGCGGTGGCTGTCTCAATAGCGGCGCACACGGCGAAGCAGCAGCTGTTCCACGCGCCGGCGGTGCAGGTGAGCAAGAAGAGGAGAGAGTCGGTGCAGGAGGTGGAGGACCCGCATGACGTGGTCCGAGACTCCGACAAGTTCATCAACAAGTCCTTCCTCCGCAAGGTGGCCCACATCCAGGACCAGGACCCGATTGGCCCCAACCCTTTTACCCG GTCCCGGGAGATTGAGTCGCTGAAATCCGCCGGagtgcacaaaaattga
- the LOC127812088 gene encoding uncharacterized protein LOC127812088 isoform X2, producing the protein MAFRVARHFWRSSVPVKATEGRSFASSAGNSVHSEQPKRGWRLKADLAPIYMVAGMVAVAVSIAAHTAKQQLFHAPAVQVSKKRRESVQEVEDPHDVVRDSDKFINKSFLRKVAHIQDQDPIGPNPFTRSREIESLKSAGVHKN; encoded by the exons ATGGCTTTCAGAGTAGCG CGCCATTTCTGGAGATCCTCCGTGCCGGTGAAAGCAACCGAAGGCCGTTCCTTTGCGTCTTCGGCGGGTAATTCCGTCCACTCCGAGCAGCCCAA GAGGGGTTGGAGGTTGAAGGCGGACTTGGCGCCGATATATATGGTGGCAGGGATGGTGGCGGTGGCTGTCTCAATAGCGGCGCACACGGCGAAGCAGCAGCTGTTCCACGCGCCGGCGGTGCAGGTGAGCAAGAAGAGGAGAGAGTCGGTGCAGGAGGTGGAGGACCCGCATGACGTGGTCCGAGACTCCGACAAGTTCATCAACAAGTCCTTCCTCCGCAAGGTGGCCCACATCCAGGACCAGGACCCGATTGGCCCCAACCCTTTTACCCG GTCCCGGGAGATTGAGTCGCTGAAATCCGCCGGagtgcacaaaaattga
- the LOC127811229 gene encoding protein SRC2-like yields the protein MGKQRILEVKVISARYLHKVNFLRKMDVYVVVSISGHPATKQKTPVDRGGGKNPSWNSSSAMRFPIDDVVLRQTMVFNLRCLRTLGDEDVGEVHVPVSELAASATSGKSQFVTYQVRKPSGKPKGELYFSYRWADTTAVAPPTEAKFQEPVKLYPDVGPIAAYHHQPPPPPYAAATIGQYPPAPDGYSADPMAGCGYGYGYPPPSQGGYLYPALPPGYMYPSPPLTYGCPYVQESMNSYNNFTYRY from the coding sequence ATGGGGAAGCAGCGCATTCTTGAGGTCAAAGTGATCTCCGCAAGATATCTCCACAAAGTCAACTTCCTCCGCAAGATGGACGTCTACGTCGTCGTTTCCATCTCCGGCCACCCCGCCACCAAGCAGAAGACCCCTGTCGACCGAGGCGGCGGCAAGAACCCCTCCTGGAACTCCTCCTCCGCCATGCGATTCCCCATTGACGACGTCGTCCTCCGCCAGACCATGGTCTTCAACCTCCGCTGCCTACGCACCCTCGGCGACGAGGACGTCGGCGAAGTGCACGTGCCGGTCTCCGAACTCGCAGCCTCCGCCACCTCCGGCAAATCCCAGTTCGTCACGTACCAGGTCCGGAAGCCATCGGGCAAGCCCAAGGGCGAACTCTACTTCTCGTATCGCTGGGCCGACACCACCGCCGTGGCGCCGCCGACGGAAGCAAAGTTTCAGGAACCCGTCAAGCTTTATCCTGATGTGGGCCCCATTGCTGCGTACCATCATCAGCCTCCGCCTCCGCCGTATGCGGCTGCAACGATCGGGCAATATCCTCCAGCACCCGATGGATATTCGGCTGACCCGATGGCGGGATGTGGGTACGGGTACGGATATCCGCCACCATCTCAGGGTGGATACTTGTACCCGGCGCTTCCGCCGGGTTACATGTATCCGTCGCCGCCCCTAACATACGGGTGTCCGTATGTTCAAGAGTCAATGAATAGTTATAATAATTTCACATACAGatattag